A genomic window from Daphnia carinata strain CSIRO-1 chromosome 9, CSIRO_AGI_Dcar_HiC_V3, whole genome shotgun sequence includes:
- the LOC130700937 gene encoding sodium- and chloride-dependent GABA transporter ine-like isoform X1, whose protein sequence is MSEVTMNEKQSGYAKENANSATPTNYENSLENVTSNQAHGDNSRATTNTAEHVLDLTGKMDKKKVICKDPLVVGTSTKRGEDAEVRDTWANKVEFILACIGNVVGLGNMWRFPYLCYKSGGGAFLIPYFIMLIVCGIPLLYMELAVGQYTRQGPIGAMHKICPLFKGTGLATVIMSFLLSTYYNVIIAWALYYLINSFMDPLPWEGCNNDWNSELCWNGTKFNSSQDQEESNKTSAPQEFYDNHLLQMTKGIENFGTMRWELLGCLAVAWILVYFCLWKGIKSSGKVVYVTATLPYLFIGAFIVRALTLPGSELGLVYFFSPKWETLLEAKVWVNAAAQNFNSIGIAFGSLMAFSSYNRFDNRLMRDTLIISLTDAVTCILAGICVFGTLGNLAFEQGKSVDEVVSSGPGLVFVAYPAALSKMPFPQVWSVIFFSMLLCLGIDSQFATVEVIITSIKDAYGRWIRLHLKRHEVLVLLVCFVSFICGLPNVMQGGIYFFTLIDYYAAAISLMYIAFFEVVAIVWVYGANRLARNVRDMTGELPNYYIRGCWMVAAPCLIMAIWIFSLADYEAPTYNKGQYIFPGWSIGMGWAISCLSLLAIPILAVIAIVKAKGNNIVQKLKASIKSPIRECPCCGKMLNKQHEAHHGTAANNPDNEICLEQLTSD, encoded by the exons ATGAGTGAGGTAACAATGAACGAAAAGCAGAGCGGATACGCCAAAGAAAACGCAAATTCGGCGACACCTACAAACTACGAAAATTCGTTAGAAAACGTCACCAGTAATCAAGC ACACGGCGATAACAGCAGGGCGACAACGAATACCGCTGAACACGTCCTAGATCTCACGGGCAAAAtggacaaaaagaaagtaatTTGTAAAGATCCACTTGTGGTTGGCACAAGCACCAAGCGAGGAGAAGATGCTGAGGTCAGGGATACTTGGGCGAATAAAGTGGAATTCATTCTAGCCTGCATCGGCAATGTTGTTGGACTGGGTAACATGTGGAGGTTCCCTTATCTCT GCTATAAAAGTGGAGGAGGTGCTTTTTTGATACCATATTTCATCATGTTG ATTGTATGTGGGATCCCCTTGTTATACATGGAGCTAGCTGTTGGTCAGTACACAAGACAAGGACCAATAGGAGCAATGCACAAAATTTGTCCACTTTTCAAAG GAACTGGTTTGGCCACAGTGATTATGTCTTTTCTTCTATCCACCTACTATAATGTCATCATTGCTTGGGCTCTGTATTACTTAATCAATTCCTTTATGGATCCCTTACCCTGGGAGGGTTGCAATAATGATTGGAATTCTGAGCTTTGCTGGAATGGGACCAAATTTAATAGCTCTCAGGACCAAGAAGAAAGCAATAAAACAAGCGCACCTCAAGAATTTTACGA CAACCACTTGTTACAAATGACTAAAGGAATCGAAAATTTCGGCACGATGCGCTGGGAACTCCTAGGTTGCCTCGCAGTTGCATGGATTCTCGTCTACTTTTGTTTGTGGAAAGGCATCAAGTCATCAGGGAAAGTTGTGTACGTTACAGCTACTTTGCCATACCTGTTTATAGGGGCATTTATTGTCAGAGCTCTCACGTTGCCAGGATCTGAATTAGGTCTCGTTTACTTCTTCTCCCCAAAATGGGAAACACTTCTAGAAGCCAAA GTTTGGGTTAACGCAGCTG CTCAAAATTTCAATTCTATTGGGATTGCGTTTGGCTCCCTGATGGCGTTCTCCAGCTATAACCGTTTCGACAATCGACTGATGCGTGATACTCTGATTATTTCGCTTACTGACGCCGTTACCTGCATTTTAGCTGGCATATGTGTGTTTGGAACACTAGGAAATTTAGCCTTTGAACAAGGCAAAAGCGTGGACGAAGTTGTTAGTAGCG GACCTGGGCTTGTTTTCGTCGCCTATCCCGCCGCATTGTCTAAAATGCCCTTTCCTCAAGTATGGtcggtcattttcttttcaatgttgCTATGCCTTGGAATTGACAGTCAGTTTGCCACGGTCGAAGTAATTATAACTTCAATTAAAGATGCCTATGGCCGATGGATACGCCTTCATTTAAAACGTCACGAAGTTCTAGTGCTATTGGTATGCTTTGTGTCGTTCATATGCGGGCTGCCAAACGTCATGCAG GGTGGAATCTACTTCTTTACCCTGATTGATTACTACGCCGCCGCTATTTCTTTGATGTATATTGCGTTCTTCGAAGTAGTCGCTATTGTATGGGTATACGGTGCTAATCGTTTGGCCCGCAACGTACGAGATATGACAGGCGAACTACCGAACTACTATATAAGAGGATGCTGGATGGTTGCCGCCCCCTGCCTCATTATGGCCATATGGATTTTTAGCCTTGCTGACTATGAAGCTCCAACATATAACAAAGGGCAATATATATTTCCAGGATGGAGTATAGGAATGGGTTGGGCCATTTCTTGCCTGTCTTTATTAGCCATTCCTATATTAGCAGTTATTGCAATTGTTAAAGCAAAAGGCAACAACATAGTCCAG AAATTGAAGGCATCCATCAAATCTCCTATTCGTGAATGCCCTTGCTGTGGAAAAATGTTGAACAAGCAACATGAAGCTCATCATGGAACTGCAGCAAACAATCCAGACAATGAGATTTGTTTGGAGCAGCTAACCTCAGACTGA
- the LOC130700937 gene encoding sodium- and chloride-dependent GABA transporter ine-like isoform X2, whose protein sequence is MDKKKVICKDPLVVGTSTKRGEDAEVRDTWANKVEFILACIGNVVGLGNMWRFPYLCYKSGGGAFLIPYFIMLIVCGIPLLYMELAVGQYTRQGPIGAMHKICPLFKGTGLATVIMSFLLSTYYNVIIAWALYYLINSFMDPLPWEGCNNDWNSELCWNGTKFNSSQDQEESNKTSAPQEFYDNHLLQMTKGIENFGTMRWELLGCLAVAWILVYFCLWKGIKSSGKVVYVTATLPYLFIGAFIVRALTLPGSELGLVYFFSPKWETLLEAKVWVNAAAQNFNSIGIAFGSLMAFSSYNRFDNRLMRDTLIISLTDAVTCILAGICVFGTLGNLAFEQGKSVDEVVSSGPGLVFVAYPAALSKMPFPQVWSVIFFSMLLCLGIDSQFATVEVIITSIKDAYGRWIRLHLKRHEVLVLLVCFVSFICGLPNVMQGGIYFFTLIDYYAAAISLMYIAFFEVVAIVWVYGANRLARNVRDMTGELPNYYIRGCWMVAAPCLIMAIWIFSLADYEAPTYNKGQYIFPGWSIGMGWAISCLSLLAIPILAVIAIVKAKGNNIVQKLKASIKSPIRECPCCGKMLNKQHEAHHGTAANNPDNEICLEQLTSD, encoded by the exons AtggacaaaaagaaagtaatTTGTAAAGATCCACTTGTGGTTGGCACAAGCACCAAGCGAGGAGAAGATGCTGAGGTCAGGGATACTTGGGCGAATAAAGTGGAATTCATTCTAGCCTGCATCGGCAATGTTGTTGGACTGGGTAACATGTGGAGGTTCCCTTATCTCT GCTATAAAAGTGGAGGAGGTGCTTTTTTGATACCATATTTCATCATGTTG ATTGTATGTGGGATCCCCTTGTTATACATGGAGCTAGCTGTTGGTCAGTACACAAGACAAGGACCAATAGGAGCAATGCACAAAATTTGTCCACTTTTCAAAG GAACTGGTTTGGCCACAGTGATTATGTCTTTTCTTCTATCCACCTACTATAATGTCATCATTGCTTGGGCTCTGTATTACTTAATCAATTCCTTTATGGATCCCTTACCCTGGGAGGGTTGCAATAATGATTGGAATTCTGAGCTTTGCTGGAATGGGACCAAATTTAATAGCTCTCAGGACCAAGAAGAAAGCAATAAAACAAGCGCACCTCAAGAATTTTACGA CAACCACTTGTTACAAATGACTAAAGGAATCGAAAATTTCGGCACGATGCGCTGGGAACTCCTAGGTTGCCTCGCAGTTGCATGGATTCTCGTCTACTTTTGTTTGTGGAAAGGCATCAAGTCATCAGGGAAAGTTGTGTACGTTACAGCTACTTTGCCATACCTGTTTATAGGGGCATTTATTGTCAGAGCTCTCACGTTGCCAGGATCTGAATTAGGTCTCGTTTACTTCTTCTCCCCAAAATGGGAAACACTTCTAGAAGCCAAA GTTTGGGTTAACGCAGCTG CTCAAAATTTCAATTCTATTGGGATTGCGTTTGGCTCCCTGATGGCGTTCTCCAGCTATAACCGTTTCGACAATCGACTGATGCGTGATACTCTGATTATTTCGCTTACTGACGCCGTTACCTGCATTTTAGCTGGCATATGTGTGTTTGGAACACTAGGAAATTTAGCCTTTGAACAAGGCAAAAGCGTGGACGAAGTTGTTAGTAGCG GACCTGGGCTTGTTTTCGTCGCCTATCCCGCCGCATTGTCTAAAATGCCCTTTCCTCAAGTATGGtcggtcattttcttttcaatgttgCTATGCCTTGGAATTGACAGTCAGTTTGCCACGGTCGAAGTAATTATAACTTCAATTAAAGATGCCTATGGCCGATGGATACGCCTTCATTTAAAACGTCACGAAGTTCTAGTGCTATTGGTATGCTTTGTGTCGTTCATATGCGGGCTGCCAAACGTCATGCAG GGTGGAATCTACTTCTTTACCCTGATTGATTACTACGCCGCCGCTATTTCTTTGATGTATATTGCGTTCTTCGAAGTAGTCGCTATTGTATGGGTATACGGTGCTAATCGTTTGGCCCGCAACGTACGAGATATGACAGGCGAACTACCGAACTACTATATAAGAGGATGCTGGATGGTTGCCGCCCCCTGCCTCATTATGGCCATATGGATTTTTAGCCTTGCTGACTATGAAGCTCCAACATATAACAAAGGGCAATATATATTTCCAGGATGGAGTATAGGAATGGGTTGGGCCATTTCTTGCCTGTCTTTATTAGCCATTCCTATATTAGCAGTTATTGCAATTGTTAAAGCAAAAGGCAACAACATAGTCCAG AAATTGAAGGCATCCATCAAATCTCCTATTCGTGAATGCCCTTGCTGTGGAAAAATGTTGAACAAGCAACATGAAGCTCATCATGGAACTGCAGCAAACAATCCAGACAATGAGATTTGTTTGGAGCAGCTAACCTCAGACTGA
- the LOC130700943 gene encoding 3-oxoacyl-[acyl-carrier-protein] synthase, mitochondrial-like, with protein sequence MKRVVVTGIGLVTPLGCGANNVWSAFLAGKCGIRRLEGPDYNKISSKVAARVPEFNASEYVAPNEIRTMSPASLFALAASIEAVQDAGIGEFGDIRKRTGVAVGMGMSDLEYIIETANILKDRGPSKISPYFVPRILTNMAAGIISIKHGFKGPNHSVSTACATGAHSIGDATNFIRHGNATAMVCGGTESCISPLSMAGFSRLRALSTKYNDIPEKSSRPFDAQRDGFVMGEGAGIVFLEELDSALSRNAKIYAEILGYGTSGDASHLTAPSEDGRGAIQAMQNALTDAKLSDVDRVSYVNAHATSTPLGDAIEVGAINQVFSSHGQEKPWVSSMKGSLGHGQGAAGAVEAILAILALHHAILPPNLNLDNPDPSLLDLVRFTPSHLSHWPLEPGQHRRILLKNSFGFGGTNASLCIASFSP encoded by the exons atgaaacgtgtAGTAGTAACCGGGATCGGACTAGTTACCCCGTTGGGTTGTGGCGCTAACAATGTTTGGAGTGCATTTTTGGCTGGAAAATGTGGCATTCGAAGACTTGAGGGTCCTGATTATAACAAAATATCATCCAAAGTAGCTGCTAGAGTTCCGGAATTCAACGCTAGTGAATACGTCGCCCCGAACGAAATTCGTACCATGTCCCCAGCTTCACTGTTTGCTTTAGCAGCATCAATTGAAGCTGTTCAAGATGCTGGCATTGGAGAGTTTGGTGACATTCGAAAAAGAACCGGAGTTGCTGTAGGGATGGGAATGTCAGATTTAGAATACATAATTGAAACTGCTAACATTTTAAAGGATAGGGGTCCATCAAAAATTAGTCCTTACTTTGTACCACGAATATTAACAAACATGGCTGCAGGGATAATAAGCATCAAACATGGCTTTAAGGGCCCCAACCATTCGGTTTCAACAGCCTGTGCTACTGGAGCTCATTCCATAG GTGATGCAACAAATTTTATTCGCCATGGGAATGCTACCGCAATGGTGTGCGGAGGAACGGAATCCTGTATCTCACCCTTGAGCATGGCTGGTTTCTCTCGTCTAAGAGCTTTATCCACAAAATATAATGACATCCCCGAAAAATCATCCAGACCTTTTGATGCACAACGCGACGGATTTGTGATGGGGGAAGGAGCAG GCATTGTCTTTCTGGAAGAACTGGATTCTGCTTTATCGAGAAATGCGAAGATTTATGCAGAGATCTTGGGCTACGGCACGTCGGGAGATGCTTCCCACCTGACGGCACCTTCAGAAG ATGGAAGGGGAGCCATTCAAGCAATGCAGAATGCCTTGACGGACGCAAAGTTGTCGGATGTCGACCGAGTAAGTTACGTTAACGCCCATGCAACTTCAACTCCTTTGGGTGATGCCATCGAAGTGGGCGCCATAAATCAAGTATTTTCCTCGCACGGTCAAGAAAAGCCGTGGGTTAGTTCGATGAAAGGTTCCCTCGGCCACGGGCAAGGCGCAGCTGGAGCCGTCGAAGCAATCTTGGCAATCTTGGCTCTCCATCACGCTATTTTACCTCCGAACCTCAATCTTGACAATCCTGATCCTTCGTTGCTCGATTTAGTTCGGTTTACACCTAGTCATCTATCGCACTGGCCACTGGAGCCCGGCCAACATCGCCGCATTTTACTAAAAAATTCCTTCGGTTTCGGTGGAACCAATGCTAGTTTGTGCATCGCATCTTTTTCGCCATAA
- the LOC130700962 gene encoding uncharacterized protein LOC130700962 yields MNEYNWTHWIGTNLCERCADPENLDDSVQEPDEFQCWLDLSFVALDVLVAFVWLSILIYTCSAIKSVRRNRCLSQNCSSTISRYPLHDVHWLLVVTLFLTHLADLGDVLLIWQNNPLQIAKVSVVVPISNALVVVLSCVYFDRIEVWQRAAYLLWLCPQWLAEAILNFVRWRHFHLDYTRDTDAVGSVAIQLVITWMKIMLAVFLFVVDATTALQSGPSTAGTESNAKDIHPPDKDTISTKSMDSVFVQPFPSQVEKNPKYYYLHGQSNLLSKATFFWCRRGSHSPIISCCCLNHENENFCRKAIRISQKVF; encoded by the exons ATGAACGAGTACAACTGGACACACTGGATCGGGACTAATTTGTGCGAACGATGTGCTGATCCGGAAAATTTGGACGATTCAGTTCAAGAACCAGATGAGTTCCAGTGCTGGTTGGATTTGTCTTTTGTGGCACTAGACGTGCTAGTGGCTTTCGTTTGGCTTTCAATACTCATTTACACGTGCAGTGCCATAAAAAGCGTTCGCAGAAACCGTTGTTTATCGCAAAATTGCAGTTCAACAATTTCCCGTTATCCACTTCACGATGTTCACTGGCTGTTGGTCGTGACATTGTTCCTGACTCACCTCGCTGATCTCGGAGACGTTCTACTCATTTGGCAGAATAACCCGTTGCAAATCGCTAAAGTGTCCGTTGTCGTGCCCATCAGCAACGCCCTCGTTGTCGTCTTATCCTGCGTTTACTTTGACCGTATCGAG GTATGGCAGCGCGCTGCCTATTTGCTATGGCTATGTCCGCAGTGGCTGGCCGAAGCCATTCTCAATTTCGTTCGTTGGCGTCACTTTCACTTGGATTACACCAGAGATACGGACGCTGTTGGATCTGTCGCCATACAACTAGTCATAACGTGGATGAAAATTATGCTGGCCGTCTTTCTCTTCGTTGTCGACGCCACGACAGCACTACAG AGTGGACCATCAACGGCTGGAACGGAATCAAACGCGAAGGATATTCATCCTCCTGATAAAGATACGATATCAACAAAGTCCATGGATTCGGTGTTCGTTCAACCGTTTCCATCACAGGTGGAAAAGAACCCGAAATACTATTACCTGCACGGCCAATCAAACCTGCTTTCCAAAGCGACCTTTTTTTGGtgtcgaagagggtcacacaGCCCGATTATTAGCTGCTGTTGTCtaaatcatgaaaatgaaaacttttgTCGTAAAGCGATACGGATTTCACAAAAagtcttttga